From Camelina sativa cultivar DH55 chromosome 7, Cs, whole genome shotgun sequence, one genomic window encodes:
- the LOC104701901 gene encoding cysteine protease inhibitor WSCP-like gives MNKPSVVSFLITLLLAAAVCTQAGEPVKVTVETDLKTDQQYYIQPVNTNVPGGGLVPAPPTLGSLCPLGIVQTAITFIPGVPVTFSFPNPTTKTTISTDDYVNIEFKSKFWLCDQLSKFWKVDESSSATEEPSILVGGTKQEQNSWFKIEKAGTNTYKLTSFSGPIGTKPGGFGVPQLVLTNDKAKTLLVKFKKVDEATITTSTSLRMFPF, from the coding sequence atgaataaACCTTCAGTGGTCTCTtttctcatcactctcctgTTAGCTGCAGCTGTCTGCACCCAAGCAGGCGAACCGGTGAAGGTAACTGTTGAAACTGATCTTAAAACCGATCAACAATACTACATCCAGCCAGTCAATACCAACGTCCCCGGAGGTGGTCTTGTCCCAGCCCCCCCTACACTAGGTTCCTTATGTCCACTTGGCATTGTCCAAACAGCCATTACGTTCATACCAGGCGTACCAGTTACCTTCTCATTTCCAAACCCAACCACGAAAACAACCATTTCTACAGATGATTATGTAAATATTGAGTTTAAGTCCAAATTCTGGCTCTGCGATCAGCTTTCCAAGTTTTGGAAAGTCGATGAATCCTCATCAGCTACCGAAGAGCCTTCCATTCTCGTTGGTGGTACAAAGCAGGAACAGAATAGCTGGTTCAAGATTGAGAAAGCCGGAACAAACACCTATAAGCTGACCAGCTTTTCCGGACCTATTGGAACTAAGCCAGGAGGTTTTGGGGTACCACAACTAGTTCTCACCAATGATAAGGCTAAAACCTTACTCGTCAAATTCAAAAAGGTTGATGAAGCGACTATTACTACTTCTACTTCTCTAAGAATGTTCCCGTTCTAG